The DNA window TTATTAATATTTTTCTAGTTTGGAATGTTTAAATGTTTTGATTAGGGGTTGAAAAAATTAGTTTGTTATTATATGTCGGTGTATGAAATCTTTCATAATAATTGAGCCTAAAATTTAGGATTGACATATTCCCATACTTCTTCAAAACTTGTTTTCACGCCAAGTTTTGTGTATTCGCGAATGAGGGTGTTTATGTCCCTTTCAAGCAGTTCCTTTGAAATCGGGTTGTCAAGGACCACTGACTGTGAAACGTCTATTATGACCGGTTTTTCATCTAAATTCAGTATGTTGTAATTTGACAAATCCCCATGAACCAGTTTCGCTTCGTTTACAAAGAGTTTAAGTTGAACCAATAGCTGATTCCAGAAGTCATCGGGATTTTGTGGTGGCTGGTTTTTAACGGGCTGTGCCGGGTTTCCATCCTCGTCTCCAATGAATTCGATTAACAGAACATTGTTTGCACTTGTAATCGGTTCGGGAACATTCACTCCTGCGGAATGGAGTCTGGTTAAGTTCTTGAACTCTTTTGTAACCCAGGAGTATATGATTTTTCTTTTGTTTTTGGTTTTTACGTTAAATCTCGGATCTCCTTTGAGATAGTAATCCATCTTTTTAAAATCAGATGTTGCAATCCTGTAGATTTTCACTGCAACGAATTTTTCATCATCGGTGATGCCGGTAAGCACATTCGCTTCCTTTCCGGTACTTATTGCACCATTTAAAATATCAATGTATCCTTGGTTAGCCAGCTTGTACAATGTCTCTAAAGTAATCTTGTCGAAGATTTCGTTTCCGGTTTTTCTCTCAGAATTGTCTTTTCTTCTTTTTTCTGAGTGGATTTTTGCATGTTTCTTGTCTGCTTTAGCTACTTTCGGATCCATTAAAATCAAAAAAATAAGTAGGTAAGACTACATTTTTAGGTAGCCTTTTCTTTCAAGCCAGTTGGACTCGGTTTTTGTGTATCTCCAAATGACGTCTGCCTTTTCGTCAGATTGAAAATCCCACGGTTTTACTAAAATGACGTCTCCTTCACGAATCCAAATACGTTTTTTCATTTTTCCAGGGATTCTGGTCATTCTAATATTTCCGTCTGCACAACGAACTTTTAACTTTCCGTGTCCCATGATTTGTTCGACTATTCCAGGTATTTCTCCTTTTTTAGGAGTCCTTACTCTTCTATATTCTTGTTGTTGGTTGTTATTAGGTTTAGACAAATACTCTCCTCCAAATAATAATACAATTTTTCTCCATAAGATTAAATTATTTATATTTATATCAATATATTATATATTAATTTATTGTATTTTTTATAAACGTGGTATAATGGGAACTGAATTTTTAAAAATTAAAGAATGTGATGAAGCTATTGATATTATTCAAAAATTATTTGATGAAAACTTGACAGCTCAAAGCGAAGAAATTGATGTCGGCGAAGCTTACGGCAGGATATTGTTTGAGGATGTCTATTCCAGAATGGATTTTCCTCCATTCGACAAGACACTGAAGGATGGTTTTGCCATTCTCTCATCAGACAGCTTTGGTGCATCCGAAGAGTCACCAAATACTTTGGAGGTAATTGACTTTTTGGAAGCGGGTGCAACTACCGATAAAAAGGTCGAGAAGGGTAAGTGCATTGAAATCAGTACAGGTGCGGCCATGCCTGAGGGCGCTGATGCTGTGGTAATGGTTGAATATGCCGAAAAGATGGACGGTGAGGTTAATTTATTAACCACTGCTGTGCCTACACAGGATGTTGCCAAAAAGGGTTCCGACATTGAAGAGGGTAACCTTATCCTTAAGAAGGGCGATTTCCTGAATCCTGGAAAGATCGGTGTTTTGCTCTCCCAGGGTTTTGAAACAATTGAAGTTTACAAAAAACCGAGTGTTGGTATACTCTCATCCGGAAATGAAATCACACTTCAGGGTGAAGAACTTGAATATGGAAAAATCTATGACGTAAATGGCGGAATGATTAAAAACGATGCAGTTTCCTGTGGTGCAGATGCCAAATTTTTAGGGGTAATGCATGATGACTATGATGAGGTCAAGGAAAAAATCACAAGTGCCCTTCAGGAAGTTGATGTGCTATTCTGCTCCGGTGGAACTTCAGCCGGTCTTGGAGATGTTTTAAAGCATGTTCTCGATGAGCTTGGTGAAGTTTACATTCACGGTATTTCAGTTCAGCCAGGTAAACCGACAATCGTTGGTGTAATCGATGGCAAGATTGTCATAGGTCTTCCTGGAAACCCTGTTTCCGCACTCATGATATTCAATGCATTTGTAGCCGAACCTCTAACAAGGCTTGCAGGTATTGACAGGAACTTTGAATTGGATACCATCAAAGGAAAAATCACAAAAAGAATCCATTCCCAGGTTGGAAGGATGCAGTATCAGCTTGTTAGGGTTGAAGGAGACGAGGTCCATCCTATATTCAAGGATTCAGGAGCTATATTCTCACTGTCTACAGCAGACGGTTATGTGAAAATTCCAAAACTTGTCGAACTTGTTGACGAAGGCGAAGAAGTAGAAGTTTATTTATTCAATTAAGGTTATAATTTAAGTAGGTGTTATTATGGATTATGAAGTAAAAGTAATTCCAGAACAAAAATTAGGAGTAATTAATTGTAAAACTCCAATTGAAGAGTTAGGAGTATTTTTATCAATATTGATGGGTTGGGTTGATGCTGAAGAGATTGAAACTGAAGGAGAACCTTTCATCGTTTATTTCTCACCAAGACATGAAGTCAACCAGGGTGATGTTGTTTATGATGTGAGCATTGCCATAAAAGATGATGCTGATGAAACCGACAGGATTCGTGTCGTTGACATGATTGAAAATAAGGTATTGGCAGGTAAGCATTACGGTCCTACAGACAATATCATGGATACCTATGCTCAATTGGTGGAAGTGGCTCAGGCCAATCATTATGATATCATAGGTTCACCTAAAGAGGTTCTCATTAAAAATTTCCACAACTGTGATGACGAAAAGGAATATATTACAGAAATTCAGTTGCCTATCATTGAAATGTAGGTGATATCATGGCTAAAAAAGAAGTGGATATTGAAAAGGAAGTTGAAAGGCTTTCTAGAAAATCCAATATAAAAATGAGAAAAACAGAATATTCCTATACCAAGCGACTACAAAGATTGGACAAGGAAATTGACCGTGCGGTCAATGATAAAATTAAATTTTTCGATGAAAATAACGAGATTAATCAGGAGTATTCGGAACTTGAGTTCAAACACGATACCATTAATAGGTATAGAGAAAAATTAAAAAAAATCTAATTTTTCTCAAATCTCTTTTTTTTACTGACCAACCACTCTTAAGTTATGAACTAAGAGTTTTGGAATTATGAATGAACCGTATTGTTTGATTTCGGATTTAAGACCTTCAACGTTTTTCATGATTTCAAATATGTTTCCTGAAATCATTGCCTTGTTGATCGGATCTGTCAACTCACCATTTTCTATTTTAAATGCATTGCTAGCTTCTACTGAAAAGTCCCCAGAGATTGGATTTGCGGTATGTGCTCCCAATACACTGGTTGTTAAAACTCCGTTGTCAATTTCAGAGAGGTCTTTCATTTCATCGAACTTGAATTCAAGGTTTGTTGGTGAAATCATAGGTGTTGTGAGATAGGTTCCTCTCATTCCGTTTGAGGTAGTCTTTACGCCTTCACAGTTTGCAGTGTAGATGTCATAGATAAATGAGTTCAATTTTCCGTTTTTGATTAAGTCGGTTTTTTGACTTGCACTGCCTTCCCCGTCACATTTGCAGGTCAGCATTCCCTTTTCAAGAAGGGGATTGTCGGTAATTGTTAAGTTGGTGTTTGCGATTTCCTGACCGATTTTATCTTTCAGTATGGATCTCCCTCTTCTGATGTTTTCACCATCGAATGCATTTATGAATGTGTTCATGAGCCCTACTGCAGCATAATAATCGAGAACTACGCTGTAATCTCCAGTTTCTACAGGTTTTGTGTCAAGTGAGCTTTTTGCCAGATTGCATACTTCATTGGCCAGTTTTTCACCATCGATATCAAAGAATCTTGAGGATTGGGAATTGTATGCTGTTGCAATCTTGCCTTCCTTTTGGATAATTACGGACAGTCCTAATCCAAATCCGGTTCCCTTATCTTCTATTGAAACTCCGTTTGAATTCACAATCAAGGATCTTCCGGCACTAGCGCTGAAACCTGAACCTGTCACTTCACATCCGCTGTCATTGGCCATGTTGATTGTGTCTTTTAGAAATTCAACTGATTCATCAAGGCTCAAATCCTTGAATTTATTATCATAAACTTTCTTAACGTCTGGAACTGTTTCAACTTCTGCAAATGCATAATTTTCATCAGTTTTGGTCAGTTTTGTATTTTCAATGGCCTGAAGGGCGGTTTCGCTCACTTTGTCCATATTTGAGGTAAAAGCAAAACCCTGTCTGTTGTCTTTAATTACTCTAACTGCAATGCCCAATTCAATTTCTTCTTTTGCAAAATTGAGCTCATCTTTACGTGAATCCAGTTCTATAGTTTTGTTTTCATCTAGATAAATCTCGTAATCGTCACATTTGTTTTCTAGTGTTTTTTTCACATCTTCTGCAATTTCGTATATCATCTTATCACTACAATACAAATTTTTCAATAGCTTCTTTTACTCCGTCACCAAAGAAATTTTCACAGGTGTATGTGCTTATTTCTTTTAATTTGTCATCCGCATTGCCGACTGCTATCTTGTGGCCAACTTCCTTTAGGAAATCCTCATCGTTCTGACTGTCTCCGATGGCCATTACATTTTCCATGTTTATTCCGTTTCTTTCACACAGGTATCTTAGTGAGGTTCCCTTGTTGACACGCTTGTCGGTAATGTGGAGTGCAAAGCCGCTGTCATATATTTCAAGATTGTCCTTGTATTTGAAATCATTAAGTGCATCTTCTATGACTTTCTTGTCAATGGTCTTGTAGAATACTGTTTCGGTCAATCTGTACATGTTGTCATGGGATGCGTGTCTGTTGAACTCTTCGCCCAGCTTTTCTTTAAGGTGGTCTTCAGCTGAAGTTACAAAGTCTCTTTCAACCATTGTTTCAACTGCATTGTTGTTTTCACCTTCCTTGAAGACAACTCCTCCGTTTTCTGCTACAAGTCCTCCGCTGCATCCTATTGACACTTCTATGGCATATGCATAATTGACGACATTCCCAGTCACTATGATTGTGGGAATTCCCTTTTCTTCGGCTTTTCTTAATGCTTCAATTGCTGATATGCAGATTTGTCTTTTCTCGTCAGTTATTGTTCCGTCAATGTCTACTGCAATTGCTTTTATTGCCATTTTATCCCCTTGAGTATCTGTGTGCAATGTTACATGTTCCTTCCTTACTTACCATACATGCTCCTATTGGGTGTAGAGGATTACATGCCTTTCTGAAGAGTTTGCAGTCTTCAGGTCTTGCAAGACCTCTTAAAATAGGTCCGCAGATGCATCCTTTAGGAGCTTCTGTAACATCCTTGACTTCAATGTCATATTTTTCACGGGCGTTGAAGTCAGCGAATTCCTTTTTGACTTCAAGAATGGAATTTGGTATTTTTGGAAATCCTCTCCATTCCCTTGATTCAACGTCAAACACCTGTTCGATCATGTCTGTTGCAACGGTATTTCCTTCTTCTCTAACTGCCCTTTTGTATTCGTTTTCTATTTTTGGTGTTTCATTGTGAATTTGTCTTAAAATCATGTACACTGACATTAGAATGTCTAATGGATTGAATCCCGCTACTGCCTGTGGGATACCATAGTCTTTTGAGAAGTATTCGAATGGTTTGGTTCCGATGATTGTACATACATGTCCAGGTTGGATTAAAGCATTTAGGCTTGTTTCACCGGAGTTGATTAAAAAGTCGATTGCAGGTGGAATCAGTCTGTGACATGAAAGCACTGAGAAATTTTCAGGAGGTGTTGCAAGAAGTTCCGCTGCGGTTGTAGGGGCGGTTGTTTCAAAACCTGCAGAGATGAAGGCAACATCATTGTCTACCTTTTCAGCTATTTCTATTGCTCTGTTGATTCCATATACAACTCTCACATCTCCACCTTCAGCTTTTGCATCTGCAAGGGATCTTTCTGAACCCGGTACTCTTAACATGTCTCCGAAAGTGGTGATAGTAACTCCCTTATCGATAAGTTCCAATGCCTCATCAATTTCACGTGATGGAACGACACATACAGGACATCCCGGTCCTGCAATGATTTCCACTTCCTCTGGAAGCAAACTTCTTATTCCGTTTTCCATTATTGTATGTTCATGAGAGCCACACACGTGCATTATTTTTACAGGGGTGGCCAATTCATTGATTTTATCTAAAATTTTTTTTGACATTTCTTTCATAGTCATATTAGCACCGAAGATTTAATATTATATTGTAAATATATTATTATTGTATTAATTAAATTTTATGGGATTAATCATGTTTAACAATAATAAAATTCTGGTAGTTATCCCTGCAAGAGGAGGTTCAAAAGGTATTCCTCGTAAAAATATACGTTTGCTTGATCATAAACCTTTAATCTCCTATTCCATTGACATAGCAAAGTCATCTGATTATGTTGATGATGTCGTGGTTTCTACTGATGATTCTGAAATTGCATTGTTGTCAGAAAAGTTCGGAGCAAGTGTCATCAGACGTTCTCCTGAGTTGGCTGGCGATGATGTATCTCTTGACCCTGTTGTATATGAGGCAATGGTTCAAAAAGAGAAATTGACTTTTGATGAATATGATATTGTAATCACACTTCAACCAACATCTCCGTTACTCAAAACATCAACTCTTGATGCTGCAATAGAGAAATTTGAAGATTTTGCTATAGATACTGTTCTTTCTGTTGTTGATGATAGGCGTTTGAGTTGGGGATATGATGAAGCAAATGAAAGATACTTCCCGAATTACATAGAAAGAAAAAACAG is part of the uncultured Methanobrevibacter sp. genome and encodes:
- the glp gene encoding gephyrin-like molybdotransferase Glp, whose product is MGTEFLKIKECDEAIDIIQKLFDENLTAQSEEIDVGEAYGRILFEDVYSRMDFPPFDKTLKDGFAILSSDSFGASEESPNTLEVIDFLEAGATTDKKVEKGKCIEISTGAAMPEGADAVVMVEYAEKMDGEVNLLTTAVPTQDVAKKGSDIEEGNLILKKGDFLNPGKIGVLLSQGFETIEVYKKPSVGILSSGNEITLQGEELEYGKIYDVNGGMIKNDAVSCGADAKFLGVMHDDYDEVKEKITSALQEVDVLFCSGGTSAGLGDVLKHVLDELGEVYIHGISVQPGKPTIVGVIDGKIVIGLPGNPVSALMIFNAFVAEPLTRLAGIDRNFELDTIKGKITKRIHSQVGRMQYQLVRVEGDEVHPIFKDSGAIFSLSTADGYVKIPKLVELVDEGEEVEVYLFN
- a CDS encoding serine protein kinase RIO — its product is MDPKVAKADKKHAKIHSEKRRKDNSERKTGNEIFDKITLETLYKLANQGYIDILNGAISTGKEANVLTGITDDEKFVAVKIYRIATSDFKKMDYYLKGDPRFNVKTKNKRKIIYSWVTKEFKNLTRLHSAGVNVPEPITSANNVLLIEFIGDEDGNPAQPVKNQPPQNPDDFWNQLLVQLKLFVNEAKLVHGDLSNYNILNLDEKPVIIDVSQSVVLDNPISKELLERDINTLIREYTKLGVKTSFEEVWEYVNPKF
- the hypD gene encoding hydrogenase formation protein HypD, with translation MKEMSKKILDKINELATPVKIMHVCGSHEHTIMENGIRSLLPEEVEIIAGPGCPVCVVPSREIDEALELIDKGVTITTFGDMLRVPGSERSLADAKAEGGDVRVVYGINRAIEIAEKVDNDVAFISAGFETTAPTTAAELLATPPENFSVLSCHRLIPPAIDFLINSGETSLNALIQPGHVCTIIGTKPFEYFSKDYGIPQAVAGFNPLDILMSVYMILRQIHNETPKIENEYKRAVREEGNTVATDMIEQVFDVESREWRGFPKIPNSILEVKKEFADFNAREKYDIEVKDVTEAPKGCICGPILRGLARPEDCKLFRKACNPLHPIGACMVSKEGTCNIAHRYSRG
- a CDS encoding TldD/PmbA family protein; translated protein: MIYEIAEDVKKTLENKCDDYEIYLDENKTIELDSRKDELNFAKEEIELGIAVRVIKDNRQGFAFTSNMDKVSETALQAIENTKLTKTDENYAFAEVETVPDVKKVYDNKFKDLSLDESVEFLKDTINMANDSGCEVTGSGFSASAGRSLIVNSNGVSIEDKGTGFGLGLSVIIQKEGKIATAYNSQSSRFFDIDGEKLANEVCNLAKSSLDTKPVETGDYSVVLDYYAAVGLMNTFINAFDGENIRRGRSILKDKIGQEIANTNLTITDNPLLEKGMLTCKCDGEGSASQKTDLIKNGKLNSFIYDIYTANCEGVKTTSNGMRGTYLTTPMISPTNLEFKFDEMKDLSEIDNGVLTTSVLGAHTANPISGDFSVEASNAFKIENGELTDPINKAMISGNIFEIMKNVEGLKSEIKQYGSFIIPKLLVHNLRVVGQ
- the eif1A gene encoding translation initiation factor eIF-1A, coding for MSKPNNNQQQEYRRVRTPKKGEIPGIVEQIMGHGKLKVRCADGNIRMTRIPGKMKKRIWIREGDVILVKPWDFQSDEKADVIWRYTKTESNWLERKGYLKM
- a CDS encoding GyrI-like domain-containing protein — encoded protein: MDYEVKVIPEQKLGVINCKTPIEELGVFLSILMGWVDAEEIETEGEPFIVYFSPRHEVNQGDVVYDVSIAIKDDADETDRIRVVDMIENKVLAGKHYGPTDNIMDTYAQLVEVAQANHYDIIGSPKEVLIKNFHNCDDEKEYITEIQLPIIEM
- a CDS encoding phosphoglycolate phosphatase, translated to MAIKAIAVDIDGTITDEKRQICISAIEALRKAEEKGIPTIIVTGNVVNYAYAIEVSIGCSGGLVAENGGVVFKEGENNNAVETMVERDFVTSAEDHLKEKLGEEFNRHASHDNMYRLTETVFYKTIDKKVIEDALNDFKYKDNLEIYDSGFALHITDKRVNKGTSLRYLCERNGINMENVMAIGDSQNDEDFLKEVGHKIAVGNADDKLKEISTYTCENFFGDGVKEAIEKFVL